The Rhizobium sp. WSM4643 genome has a window encoding:
- a CDS encoding carbohydrate ABC transporter permease — translation MRRAPRLNLSGILINAAALVLVLSYALPYIYLLMTSIKPAADVQQIPPSFFPAVVSFENFREVLRSSTLPRAFVNSLTVAVLTTALSLSVAVPAAYVATQYRRRITTIFLLFALVTRMVPSVALGVPLFQLLKSLGLLDTIPGLVLAHTSAAVPLALLLMSAFFEGIPKELEEAARMDGCTRFQAFRKIVLPIMTGGIAVTALFTFITSWNEFLYALLLTSEATKTAPIVIAEYNSVYGLAWGAMTAAAVLYSLPVIIVTLALQKQIVGGLTFGAVKG, via the coding sequence ATGCGTAGAGCTCCCCGCCTCAATCTCAGCGGAATCCTGATCAACGCGGCGGCCCTCGTGTTGGTGCTATCCTATGCGCTGCCTTACATCTATCTCCTCATGACCTCCATCAAGCCGGCGGCTGATGTCCAACAGATCCCGCCAAGCTTCTTTCCCGCCGTTGTCTCGTTCGAGAATTTCCGCGAAGTGCTGCGATCCTCCACCTTGCCGAGAGCCTTCGTCAATTCCCTCACCGTCGCGGTGCTGACGACGGCTCTCTCGCTTTCGGTGGCCGTGCCTGCCGCTTACGTTGCCACGCAGTACCGGCGCCGGATCACCACCATTTTTCTGCTCTTCGCCTTGGTGACGCGCATGGTGCCGTCGGTGGCGCTCGGAGTGCCGCTGTTCCAGCTTTTGAAGTCGCTGGGTCTGCTCGATACCATTCCAGGCCTGGTGCTCGCTCACACGTCGGCCGCGGTACCACTGGCACTGTTGCTCATGTCCGCGTTCTTCGAGGGCATACCGAAGGAGCTCGAAGAAGCGGCGCGCATGGATGGCTGCACACGATTCCAGGCGTTTCGAAAGATCGTGCTTCCGATCATGACAGGCGGGATAGCGGTCACCGCGCTCTTTACCTTCATCACAAGCTGGAACGAGTTCCTCTACGCGCTGCTGCTGACGTCGGAGGCGACCAAAACGGCGCCGATCGTCATCGCCGAATACAATTCGGTATATGGGCTTGCCTGGGGGGCGATGACCGCCGCGGCCGTCCTCTACTCGCTGCCGGTCATCATCGTAACGCTCGCATTGCAAAAACAGATCGTCGGCGGCCTGACTTTCGGTGCTGTAAAGGGATGA
- a CDS encoding ABC transporter ATP-binding protein, with protein MAGIELRNINKVYGNRFHALHDLSFDIRDGEFMVFVGPSGCGKSTALRMIAGLESITSGELRIGDRLINDVDPKDRDIAMVFQSYALYPHKTVRENIGFPLLMAGLPKAEIASRVDEAARILELTTLLDRRPALLSGGQRQRVAMGRAIVRKPAAFLMDEPLSNLDAKLRVQMRAEIASLQRKLNVTTIYVTHDQVEAMTMGDRVAVMKGGVLQQVDTPQNLYNRPDNVFVAAFIGSPSMNLYEAVLNGRTLTLGSNNLEIPDRVFEDRPSLNGASNRRVIVGIRPEHMNDAAIRPSSAEISAPVTLVEALGSESMVHLNIDASRVDAGDPDAVVDIGNEKAAVARFSPKSAVRAGDIARIAIDADELHFFEPDIRTSIR; from the coding sequence ATGGCCGGCATAGAGTTGCGCAATATCAACAAGGTCTACGGAAACAGGTTTCACGCTCTGCACGATCTGAGCTTCGACATCAGGGATGGCGAGTTCATGGTGTTTGTCGGTCCGTCAGGATGCGGAAAGTCGACGGCGCTCAGGATGATCGCTGGCCTGGAGAGCATTACGAGCGGTGAACTCAGGATCGGTGACAGACTAATCAACGATGTCGATCCCAAGGATCGCGACATCGCCATGGTCTTTCAGTCCTATGCGCTCTACCCACACAAGACGGTGCGGGAGAACATTGGCTTTCCCTTGCTGATGGCAGGCCTGCCGAAGGCTGAGATTGCCAGCCGCGTAGACGAAGCCGCCCGCATCCTCGAACTGACAACTTTGCTCGACCGCAGACCGGCACTCCTTTCAGGAGGTCAGCGTCAGCGTGTCGCCATGGGACGAGCGATTGTCCGCAAACCAGCAGCCTTCCTGATGGATGAACCGTTGTCGAACCTCGATGCCAAGCTGCGCGTGCAGATGCGCGCCGAGATCGCCAGTCTCCAGAGAAAACTGAATGTCACGACGATTTACGTGACCCACGACCAGGTCGAGGCGATGACGATGGGTGACCGCGTCGCAGTCATGAAAGGCGGCGTGCTGCAGCAAGTCGACACACCGCAAAACCTCTACAATCGTCCTGACAATGTCTTTGTCGCCGCCTTCATCGGATCGCCCTCGATGAATTTGTACGAGGCCGTTCTGAATGGGAGAACGCTGACCCTGGGCAGCAACAACCTGGAAATCCCCGACCGGGTATTCGAAGACCGCCCCTCGCTCAACGGTGCGTCCAACCGCCGGGTCATTGTCGGTATCCGGCCCGAGCATATGAACGACGCCGCAATCCGGCCCTCTTCGGCCGAGATCTCGGCCCCGGTTACTCTTGTCGAGGCGCTAGGTTCTGAATCCATGGTGCATCTGAATATCGACGCCAGCCGGGTGGACGCCGGCGACCCGGACGCCGTCGTCGACATCGGCAACGAAAAGGCTGCTGTAGCCCGCTTTTCTCCGAAGAGCGCAGTCCGCGCAGGTGACATCGCGCGCATCGCTATCGATGCCGACGAACTCCATTTTTTTGAACCGGACATCCGCACCAGCATACGGTGA
- a CDS encoding glycoside hydrolase family 32 protein, producing MQQNLFLPSGYRLEFWAAGDGFFRIDINGKTVWQVRSFAIDPEFFKYHHREACEVTIVTNAPDAVLWAYGYQPQTVNESGITVFEFSQKGILQHTGAEIKDWLRSDPDRPVLHFSPIRHWMNDPVGLCKIDELWHLFYQFHPGGSDWGPMHWGHATSRDLVNWLHMPVFLHPEQNLWRLGATGGAFSGNAFRDRDGSLMFFYTERLPAYDLFKGYREVQKIARPDRRMIKAEGIVTVLEERPDGVEHDFRDPKVWWDDAANAYRMILGASIEGDPAVLLFGSGDGLDWQYLRPLYRAPVKFRQEGARAVECPDFFRLEEKWVLVMGFVGHVEPRTRRHNLLYALIGEFIDDCFVPDIPELQLLDFGTDYYAMQSFEAGGRQIAFAWLFNWEYRKLEGSSYSGELSLPRVLRLSEDRKRLRMLPAIEVDDHFAADPIVEEQSGKFSLPMAPIEIRLSGALEGSKVVATQGGELAFEVGVAGGILSIRLAQDDGSIRYVAALGDGKELRLFHDRGIVEIFADGGTVCGTRRGYANINPDYLEISSSASTRVVERYAKRR from the coding sequence ATGCAGCAAAACCTGTTCCTACCCTCTGGGTACCGCTTGGAATTTTGGGCCGCGGGCGACGGCTTTTTTCGTATCGACATTAACGGGAAAACGGTTTGGCAGGTTCGGTCATTTGCCATCGATCCGGAGTTTTTCAAATATCACCACAGGGAAGCTTGCGAGGTCACCATTGTCACCAATGCCCCGGACGCTGTTCTGTGGGCCTATGGATATCAGCCTCAAACCGTGAACGAGAGCGGTATAACGGTGTTTGAATTCTCGCAAAAAGGGATCCTTCAGCACACCGGCGCGGAAATTAAAGATTGGCTTCGGTCCGATCCGGATCGTCCTGTGCTTCATTTCTCGCCAATCCGGCATTGGATGAACGACCCCGTGGGTCTCTGCAAGATCGACGAGCTATGGCACCTTTTCTATCAATTCCATCCCGGCGGCAGTGATTGGGGACCGATGCACTGGGGACATGCGACCAGCCGCGATCTGGTCAATTGGCTTCATATGCCGGTATTTCTGCATCCAGAACAGAACCTGTGGCGTCTCGGCGCTACAGGAGGCGCCTTCTCCGGCAATGCCTTTCGGGATCGAGATGGAAGTTTGATGTTCTTTTACACCGAGCGCCTGCCCGCCTATGACCTTTTCAAGGGTTATCGGGAAGTTCAGAAAATAGCGCGCCCAGATCGGCGGATGATCAAGGCGGAAGGCATTGTGACGGTGTTGGAAGAGCGTCCCGACGGGGTCGAGCACGATTTCCGCGATCCAAAGGTTTGGTGGGACGACGCAGCCAACGCCTATCGCATGATACTCGGCGCGTCGATCGAAGGCGATCCCGCGGTGTTGTTGTTCGGCTCCGGCGATGGCCTCGATTGGCAATATCTCAGGCCGCTCTACCGTGCGCCGGTTAAATTCCGCCAGGAAGGCGCGCGTGCGGTGGAATGCCCGGATTTCTTTCGGCTGGAGGAAAAGTGGGTTCTGGTGATGGGTTTTGTTGGCCATGTCGAGCCACGAACACGGCGCCACAATCTCCTTTATGCCCTGATCGGCGAGTTTATTGACGACTGCTTCGTGCCCGACATCCCGGAACTGCAATTGCTGGATTTCGGCACCGATTATTACGCGATGCAGAGTTTCGAAGCGGGAGGGCGCCAGATCGCCTTTGCCTGGCTGTTCAACTGGGAATACCGCAAGCTTGAGGGTTCGTCCTATTCAGGGGAGCTGTCCCTGCCCCGTGTTCTGAGATTGAGCGAAGATAGGAAGAGGCTGCGCATGCTGCCGGCGATCGAAGTCGACGATCACTTTGCCGCTGACCCTATCGTCGAGGAACAAAGCGGCAAATTCTCGCTACCGATGGCGCCCATTGAAATCCGCCTTTCCGGCGCCCTGGAAGGTAGCAAGGTCGTTGCGACGCAGGGCGGCGAACTTGCATTCGAGGTGGGCGTCGCCGGCGGTATCCTCTCGATCCGGCTCGCCCAGGACGACGGCTCGATCCGTTACGTGGCGGCGCTTGGCGACGGAAAGGAGCTTCGTCTGTTTCATGACCGTGGAATCGTCGAGATCTTCGCCGATGGCGGAACGGTCTGTGGAACCCGTCGCGGCTACGCGAACATCAACCCAGATTATCTGGAAATCTCATCGTCCGCTTCAACGCGGGTGGTGGAAAGATATGCGAAACGCCGCTGA
- a CDS encoding ABC transporter substrate-binding protein has translation MKKLLGASALALVFMAATANAETINILVEGGGEMLQKAVAEKFTAETGIKVNFTTVPYQGVFDKFSAEIASGSSAFDVVTIDVVWNAKFASHVEDLSALFTDAVRADLPPSLLADAKVGEKLIGMPAWANAEIVFYRKDLFDKAEEKEAFQAKYGYPLAPPKTWQQWRDIAKFFTRDTDGDGKTDFWGTDTIGTFSEEWMAHVLQAGSPGVILDKDGQVIIDNEAHKKALEFYIAPHCIDHSVPENVNEIGWGEAQNLFYQGKTAMMKFWAHAYKMTPPDSKVSGQVGVVPMLAGDAGIAAVPGPWYNVVPSTSEHKDAAKKFISFAIANNALGIEAPLGLAATNSAYRSYSGKAGYEHFPPLLETLSARATQGRPINEKYQEIVDEAVLPAIQKALTCKADTGEVLTEAKETIEDILN, from the coding sequence ATGAAGAAATTGCTTGGTGCCAGCGCACTCGCGCTTGTTTTCATGGCCGCCACTGCCAATGCCGAAACCATCAATATCTTGGTCGAAGGTGGTGGCGAAATGTTGCAGAAGGCGGTCGCCGAGAAGTTTACTGCCGAAACAGGCATCAAGGTGAACTTCACGACCGTTCCCTATCAGGGTGTATTCGACAAGTTCTCAGCCGAAATCGCCTCAGGTTCTTCCGCGTTCGATGTCGTGACGATCGACGTCGTGTGGAATGCGAAGTTTGCAAGCCACGTCGAGGATCTTTCGGCTCTTTTCACCGATGCGGTTCGCGCGGATCTGCCGCCTTCCTTGCTTGCCGACGCGAAGGTCGGTGAAAAGTTGATCGGCATGCCTGCCTGGGCCAATGCAGAGATCGTGTTTTATCGCAAGGACCTGTTTGATAAGGCGGAGGAAAAGGAGGCTTTTCAGGCCAAGTATGGCTATCCTCTCGCGCCGCCCAAAACCTGGCAGCAGTGGCGCGACATCGCGAAATTCTTCACGCGTGACACTGACGGCGATGGAAAGACCGACTTCTGGGGCACCGACACCATCGGCACGTTTTCAGAGGAATGGATGGCACATGTGCTGCAGGCGGGTTCGCCAGGGGTGATCCTCGACAAGGACGGGCAGGTCATTATTGACAACGAGGCGCACAAAAAGGCACTTGAATTCTACATCGCGCCACACTGCATTGATCATTCCGTTCCTGAAAACGTGAATGAAATCGGCTGGGGCGAGGCGCAGAACCTGTTCTACCAGGGCAAAACAGCCATGATGAAGTTCTGGGCGCACGCCTACAAGATGACGCCTCCGGATTCAAAGGTCAGCGGCCAGGTCGGCGTGGTGCCGATGCTGGCCGGCGACGCCGGGATCGCAGCTGTTCCCGGGCCTTGGTACAACGTCGTTCCCTCGACATCCGAGCACAAGGACGCCGCAAAAAAATTCATCTCGTTTGCCATTGCCAATAATGCATTGGGCATCGAAGCTCCGCTCGGCCTTGCCGCGACGAATTCCGCCTATCGCAGCTATTCAGGCAAGGCCGGCTATGAGCACTTTCCCCCACTTCTTGAGACGCTGAGCGCGCGTGCCACCCAGGGCCGGCCGATCAATGAAAAATATCAGGAAATCGTCGACGAAGCCGTCCTGCCCGCTATCCAGAAGGCACTCACCTGCAAGGCGGATACCGGGGAGGTTCTGACGGAAGCCAAGGAAACGATCGAGGACATTCTCAACTAG
- a CDS encoding LacI family DNA-binding transcriptional regulator — translation MVSIVSVAKVAGVSNKTVSRVINGEPYVTEETRERVERAIRDLGYVPNMAARQIRSSRSNTFGIIADYVSTTPYSVDIVRGIQDWANANGKTILMANTGGASEQEIKIWKMFQSHRIDGVLYVTMYHRIVDPEIGDVAIPTVMINCRPKTSELLPSIEPDDYQGARDLTRYLLERGHRKIGYIRLNPILLGAELRLDAFRKTAGDFGLADSDLTIRLGMEGPVGAEKNYVFAAATEMLQQKDRPTAIMSGNDEMAIQIYIAAMALGLRIPEDVSIVGFDDFRTVSLALKPELTTAALPYYGLGLQGAELLNSVVAGSEVCPSSRVMSCNLVERLSVSSL, via the coding sequence ATGGTGAGCATAGTCAGCGTCGCGAAAGTGGCGGGGGTTTCGAACAAAACTGTGTCTCGCGTCATTAACGGCGAACCATATGTGACCGAGGAAACGAGGGAGAGGGTCGAAAGGGCAATTCGAGACCTCGGATATGTGCCGAATATGGCGGCGCGCCAGATACGCTCAAGTCGCTCCAACACATTTGGTATCATCGCTGACTACGTGTCGACGACGCCTTATTCAGTGGATATCGTTCGCGGGATCCAGGATTGGGCTAATGCTAACGGCAAGACCATTCTGATGGCAAATACCGGCGGCGCATCCGAACAGGAAATTAAAATTTGGAAAATGTTCCAATCGCACCGCATTGACGGTGTTCTCTATGTAACGATGTACCATCGCATCGTTGACCCCGAAATCGGCGACGTCGCTATCCCCACAGTCATGATCAACTGCCGACCAAAAACGAGCGAATTGTTGCCGTCGATCGAACCCGATGACTATCAGGGTGCGCGAGATCTGACCCGCTATCTGCTTGAGCGGGGTCATCGAAAGATCGGCTACATCCGGCTCAATCCGATTTTGCTTGGTGCGGAACTGCGCCTCGATGCTTTCCGCAAGACCGCTGGAGACTTTGGCCTTGCGGACAGTGACCTCACGATCCGCCTTGGCATGGAAGGACCCGTCGGAGCAGAGAAGAACTACGTTTTTGCTGCCGCCACCGAGATGCTTCAACAAAAGGATCGACCGACCGCAATCATGAGCGGCAACGACGAAATGGCAATCCAAATCTATATCGCGGCGATGGCATTGGGTCTTCGGATTCCCGAGGATGTCAGTATTGTCGGTTTTGACGATTTCCGGACAGTTTCCCTGGCGCTGAAGCCGGAGCTGACCACTGCCGCCTTGCCATATTACGGTCTTGGTCTGCAAGGGGCTGAATTGTTGAATAGCGTGGTGGCGGGAAGCGAAGTTTGCCCGAGCAGTCGAGTTATGTCCTGCAATTTGGTGGAGCGACTTTCGGTGTCCTCCTTGTAA
- a CDS encoding carbohydrate ABC transporter permease: MSGEDRFVLCMLAPAVAILGVLVAYPVGLLVFDSFFKVDTITPHIREWVGLQNYVDALTSKRVIESALRTVQYSLFALFFEFTFGFCAALLFSALAGQSRWHRTIFALPLMVPPIVAGLLWRFLLVGNIGILNYGLVRLGLISDPEAIAWLSSEDIVIYSVSFADIWLTTSFVALVSYAGLTNIPKDLLEAARIDGANALKRFWHVTLPLMRPVIAVVVIVRGVDAAKTFDLIWIQTQGGPSHASEVFSMNIYQRMVRFGDLGEASASGTLFLIVMMLLAAVAYWKIWRPVHA, from the coding sequence ATGTCGGGTGAAGACCGATTTGTACTTTGCATGCTCGCGCCTGCAGTTGCCATCCTCGGCGTGCTGGTCGCTTACCCGGTGGGGCTCCTGGTCTTCGATTCCTTTTTCAAGGTCGATACGATCACGCCCCATATACGCGAATGGGTCGGGCTGCAGAACTATGTCGACGCGTTGACGTCGAAACGTGTCATCGAAAGCGCTCTGCGGACCGTTCAGTATTCGCTCTTCGCGCTGTTCTTCGAGTTCACGTTCGGCTTCTGTGCGGCGCTGCTTTTTTCGGCGCTTGCCGGTCAATCGCGGTGGCATCGCACGATTTTCGCTCTGCCGTTGATGGTTCCGCCGATCGTCGCGGGTCTACTCTGGCGCTTTCTGCTCGTCGGCAATATCGGCATCCTGAACTACGGGCTCGTTCGTTTGGGTCTGATAAGCGATCCGGAAGCGATCGCATGGCTGTCCAGCGAAGATATTGTCATCTATTCCGTTTCCTTTGCCGACATCTGGTTGACGACTTCCTTTGTCGCCCTTGTGTCCTATGCCGGGCTGACGAACATCCCGAAAGACCTGCTGGAGGCAGCGCGGATCGACGGGGCGAATGCGCTCAAGCGCTTTTGGCATGTCACCCTTCCCCTTATGCGGCCGGTGATTGCCGTCGTGGTGATCGTGCGGGGCGTGGATGCTGCAAAGACATTCGACCTGATCTGGATACAGACGCAGGGTGGTCCCAGTCATGCTTCTGAAGTGTTCTCGATGAACATCTACCAGCGCATGGTTCGGTTCGGCGATCTCGGCGAGGCTTCCGCGTCCGGAACATTGTTTCTCATCGTCATGATGCTCTTGGCGGCAGTCGCCTATTGGAAGATATGGAGGCCGGTACATGCGTAG
- a CDS encoding NosD domain-containing protein yields MASDNFYDVTQYPVGNPYEDIGAVINSIIADIKSRQAVPDHNDGGKPGAVIYIPPGDYRLVTQVVIDVSYLKIVGSGHGFTSSSIRFNTPADELAQWRELWPGGSRIRVGMSPDAADGGAAGAAFYVKRTGNPRISSVEFADFCIDGLHFMDDGSGQNDAENTYRNGKTGIYVGSANDSFRITGMGLIYLEHGVTVHDADALAIDNNFIAECGNCIELKGMGQASRIANNFVGAGYRGHSVYAENYGGILVSSNNVFPRGASSVYFSGVVRSSITGNRFHSFYPGMLVFSANCCENLVSSNHFLRDREPWAPMQKYDNGLDDLFGLLHIDGSNNSVIANHISETIDTQYIKPLAAKPVIINVVSGSGNYIANNHIVATTEMSQINDAPNSACFSTQVGALLSTDNLKALEVTAVRVQRGSVRNTVLDSGNDEQVEMDRAVNAFRGTPVLGQSSAGFH; encoded by the coding sequence ATGGCAAGTGACAACTTTTACGACGTTACACAGTATCCCGTAGGCAACCCCTATGAGGATATTGGCGCGGTCATCAATAGCATCATTGCGGATATTAAAAGCAGGCAAGCGGTTCCCGACCATAATGACGGCGGAAAGCCTGGAGCAGTGATCTATATACCGCCAGGCGATTATCGTCTTGTGACCCAGGTGGTGATAGACGTGAGCTATCTGAAGATTGTCGGCTCGGGACATGGCTTTACGTCGTCGAGCATCCGTTTCAACACACCTGCGGACGAACTGGCACAGTGGCGCGAATTGTGGCCGGGCGGAAGTCGCATACGTGTGGGCATGTCTCCGGACGCCGCCGACGGCGGGGCTGCCGGAGCCGCGTTTTATGTCAAGCGCACCGGCAATCCTCGCATAAGCTCTGTGGAGTTTGCTGATTTTTGCATCGATGGCCTGCACTTCATGGACGACGGTTCAGGGCAGAATGATGCGGAAAATACCTACAGGAATGGCAAAACGGGAATCTATGTGGGCAGCGCCAATGACTCATTCCGAATAACGGGGATGGGCCTTATCTATCTGGAACATGGCGTGACTGTTCATGACGCGGATGCCCTGGCGATAGACAATAATTTCATTGCAGAGTGCGGCAACTGTATCGAATTGAAAGGTATGGGGCAGGCCTCGAGGATAGCGAATAATTTTGTCGGAGCCGGATATAGAGGACATTCCGTCTACGCTGAAAATTACGGAGGCATCCTGGTCTCTTCAAACAACGTCTTCCCCCGAGGCGCGAGCAGCGTCTATTTTTCCGGCGTCGTGCGTTCCTCGATCACAGGAAACAGATTCCATTCCTTCTATCCCGGAATGTTGGTTTTTTCTGCGAACTGCTGCGAAAACCTGGTGTCCTCAAATCATTTCTTGCGTGATCGCGAGCCGTGGGCGCCGATGCAGAAGTACGATAACGGCCTGGATGACCTGTTCGGACTTTTGCACATTGATGGCAGCAACAATTCTGTCATCGCCAACCACATTTCAGAGACGATCGATACTCAATATATCAAGCCTCTCGCCGCAAAGCCTGTGATCATCAATGTCGTTTCCGGCAGCGGTAACTACATCGCCAATAATCACATCGTGGCCACAACCGAAATGTCGCAAATCAACGATGCACCAAACAGCGCCTGTTTTTCCACGCAAGTGGGCGCGTTGCTTTCAACGGACAATTTGAAGGCGCTCGAGGTAACGGCAGTACGGGTGCAACGGGGTTCGGTGCGGAATACCGTTCTGGATTCAGGCAATGACGAACAGGTCGAGATGGACAGAGCGGTGAATGCTTTCAGGGGCACTCCAGTTCTTGGGCAATCGTCGGCAGGGTTTCACTAG